In Thalassophryne amazonica chromosome 4, fThaAma1.1, whole genome shotgun sequence, a genomic segment contains:
- the jam3a gene encoding junctional adhesion molecule C — MAIARLVVCFVLCSTVGRIPSSLGVILRTTDKIVWANEFEPIELTCLIESISTNNPRIEWKKIKNGVPSYVYFQNKIAGDLEHRAQLREPANILILNTTRSDTAEYRCEVAAIDDQRDFDELLISLAVRVKPVVPRCSVPEAVTVGTSSELRCLENEGFPAPQYRWFHNNEELPQDPKSSPKFANSSYIINPDTGSLKFQSVRKEEAGEYYCQARNDAGYAQCLPQMMEVYDVDILGIFLKSFGALIAAVCVTAATCRCLKHGCWSRNNHPENNYKRPAQDDAVEYGDADEGHFRHKSSFII; from the exons GCCGCATTCCATCGTCACTCGGCGTAATCCTCCGAACCACAGACAAGATTGTGTGGGCAAATGAGTTTGAAC CCATCGAGCTGACCTGTTTAATAGAGTCCATCTCCACTAACAACCCCAGGATTGAATGGAAAAAGATTAAAAACGGAGTCCCCAGTTATGTGTACTTTCAAAACAAGATAGCAG GTGACTTGGAACACAGAGCACAGCTCAGAGAGCCGGCCAACATTCTGATCTTAAACACCACTCGCTCTGACACCGCTGAATACCGCTGTGAAGTCGCCGCCATCGATGACCAAAGGGACTTTGACGAGCTACTTATTAGTCTTGCAGTAAGAG TGAAACCTGTCGTACCACGATGCAGCGTGCCAGAGGCTGTCACAGTGGGCACATCCTCTGAACTACGATGTCTGGAGAACGAGGGCTTCCCAGCACCTCAGTATCGCTGGTTCCATAACAATGAGGAACTCCCTCAGGATCCCAAGAGCAGCCCAAAGTTTGCCAACTCTTCCTACATCATCAACCCCGACACCGGAAGCCTG AAATTCCAAAGTGTGAGGAAGGAGGAAGCAGGAGAGTACTACTGCCAGGCCAGGAACGACGCAGGATACGCCCAGTGCCTCCCTCAAATGATGGAAGTCT ATGACGTGGACATCCTGGGGATCTTCCTGAAGTCCTTTGGGGCGCTGATTGCAGCGGTGTGCGTGACTGCAGCCACGTGTCGTTGCCTTAAACACGGATGCTGGTCTCGAAACAATCACCCTGAAAATAA CTACAAACGACCAGCACAGGATGATGCCGTGGAATACGGAGATGCAGATGAG GGTCACTTTCGCCACAAATCGTCATTCATCATTTGA